A window of Persephonella sp. genomic DNA:
GAAGAAGGGAAAATAGGAGAGGCCTCAGATATTATTGAAAAATTAGGCCTCCACCTTAATGATGTTATGTCTGCCCAGTTAAAAGCATTCGCCTGGTTTGAAGAAATAAATCTTGTTTAAACTGCAAAATAGGTTGCCTCTGGGTGATAGACCACTATAGCATCTGTTGATTGTTCTGGCACTATCAGGTAGTTTTCTGTCAGGGATATTCCCAGCTCTTCAGGTTTCAGGAGTTCAAATATCTTTTCGTTCAAGCTAAGGTCTGGGCATGCCGGATAACCGGGAGAATATCTTGCTCCCTGATAGTTCCTAATCTGCCAGTTTACGTCTTCAAGGCTTTCTCCTTCATTTTTTGCTATTCCAAGCTCTATTCTAATCTGTTTATGGACTATCTCTGCAAGTGCTTCTGCAAGTTCTACACCAAGACCATGTATAAGATGGTATTCCTTGTATTTTCCTTCTTTGAAAAGCTGGTTTTCATACTCAGATAGCTTATCCCCTGCAGAAACTACTGTAAAAGCCACAACATCATGTCTGTCATTGTGGAAATAATCTGCAAGACATCTGTAAGGTGGTTTTGTTGAACGGGGGAAGTTCATAACAAGCTCTGCTGTGCCTATTATATTCTCAAGGGGTTCCCTATTTGCATCTTCGTCTCTTTTCCAGCCTTCTGTTTCAGGGAATATAATAAGGGAACATTCTCTATTTTCTTCATTTTCCTCAGGAAAATCAGACCTACAAGGCCAGTATCCATATATAATTTTTGGCTGGAACAGGTCTTCTTCTATTAGTAGTTTTTTTAGTCTTTCAAATGCTGGGAGTATTTCTTCTTTTTTCAGCCTTTCATACTCTTCTTTTGTTTTTCCAGACCTTGTGTATCCCCATGCTCTTTTGAATAGCCCGCCTTTATTTATCCATTTAAAAGCAAGTTCCTGTATATACCTGTAAAGTTTTTTATCTTCCATCTCAGGATAAATCCATATCTTTCTTCCCCAGAATGGAGGAACAGGGACAGGAACGCTTCTGTCTGGCATTTTAATCTGGCTAATAGGAGGTATTTGGACTTCTTCTTTAGGTTCTTTTAGTTTTTCTTCTATCTCTTCTTCCTCTTTGTCATATCCCAGATCTGTATCAAGGGGAGATACACCGTCCCATTTTTCAATCCTTGTCATTGCCTCTATTCCATCAAAGGCATCCCTGCAGTAAAAAATTGGACCATCATAGATAGGTCTGCAATATTCATCAACAAAGGCTTTATTTAGGGCAGCTCCACCAAGGAGAACTGGGACTTTAAGTCCTCTTTTTTGCATCTCTTCAAGGTTATTTTTCATCTCAAGGGTTGATTTTACAAGGAGGCCGCTCATTCCTATGGCATCAGCGTTATGCTCCTTATAAGCCTTTAGGAATTCTTCAAGCTCAACTTTTATCCCAATATTCACAACCTTAAATCCGTTGTTAGTCAGAATAATATCCACAAGATTTTTCCCAACATCATGAACATCCCCCTTGACTGTTCCAAGGATAAGGGTTGTTTGTTTGTCCTTTTTCTTTTTAGGTAGATACTGGTTTAGATAATCAACGGCAGCTTTCATAGCCTCTGCAGACTGGAGAACAAAAGGAAGTTGCATTTTCCCTTCACCAAATAGGTCTCCTACAACTTTCATCGCATCAATCAGAATTTCATTAATGATTTTTTCAGGGGGTATTGTATGCCTTGCCTCCTCAACAGCCTGTATTAGCTTTTCCTTTTCTCCGTCTATAAGAAGTTTCTTAATTCTTTCTTCAATAGGTAGTTTTTTAAGCTCATCTTCTTCCGCTTTTAAGTCTCTATCTTTTGCATTTGAAAAATGCTGTATAAATTTAAACAGTGGGTCTTCCCCATTTTCCCATCTATTGAAAAGCAGGTTTTCACATACCTTTCTGTCTTCCTCTGATATTTTGTGATAAGGGATAAGATGTTTTGGGTTTACTATTGCCATTGTAAGACCGGCCTGAACACAGTGGTGTAAGAAAACAGAGTTTAGATATTTCCTTGCTGTCATATCCAGACCAAAGGAAACGTTTGATATACCAAGAACAAATCCAACTTCTGGATGTCTTTTTCTGATTTCCTTAATAGCCTCTATAGTCTGGATAGCTGCATCCCTGTATTCCTCATCTCCAGAACCTACAGTAAAGGTAAGAACATCAAAAACAAGGTCTTCCGGGTGTAATCCGTGTTTTTCTGTTGCCAGCTTATACATCCTTTCTGCAACTTCAACTTTTCTTTCTTTTGTTTTTGCCATTCCTTTTTCATCTATGGTAAGAAGAACGACAGCTGCTCCGTATCTTTTTGCCAGCTGGCAAACCTTATTGAACTTTTCTTCTCCATCTTCAAGGTTTGCAGAGTTTAGGATTGGTCTTCCACCTATCAGCTTAAGGGCGGTTTCAAGTGCAGGTGGCTGTGTGCTGTCAGGCATAAGAGGAATAGGGATTTTTTCATTAAATCTGCTGATAACCTCTTTCATATCTTTTATTTCATCTCTACCTGCAAAGTTTACAGAAACGTCTAATGCGTGTGCCCCTGCCTTTACCTGCTCCTGTGCTATAGACAAAATAGCGTCATAGTCCTCTGCAAGAAGCAGCTCACGGAATTTTTTAGAACCTGTTGCGTTTGTCCTTTCTCCTACTAAAAATGGAGGAGGCTCCTGTTTTAATGACTGTATGCCATATAGAGAGGCTAATGCCCGTGGCTGTTTCCCTTTTGGTGGCTTTGGTTTTCTTCCTGCCACTTTGTCAGCAAGGGCTTTTATATGGGCAGGGGTTGTTCCACAGCATCCACCGACAATAGCAACACCATCTATATCTAAAAATCTGCTTTCTTTTTCTGCGAACTCTTCAGCTCCCATTGGGTAGTATGTATGTCCACCTCTGTTTTCCGGCAAACCTGCGTTTGAGTGTATAGATATAGGCTTTGGCCAGACTTCAGAAAGCTTTTTTAGATGCTGCTCTATCTGGTCTGGTCCTGTTCCACAATTAAAACCAAGGGAGAGAATATCAAAAGGTTCCATAATGACAGCAAGGGTCTGGGCATCTGTTCCAATAAGCATTGTTCCAGAAAGCTCAATTGTAGCCGAAACCATAACAGGAATATCTCTTCCTTCCTCTTTTGCTGCGTCCTGAACAGCATGTAAAGCAGCCTTTATCTGTAATGGGTCTTGAAATGTTTCCAGCAGGAATACATCAACCCCGCCGTGTATAAGGCCTTTTGCTGCTATTTTGTATCCTTCATACATCTCATCGTAATGGATATGTCCAAGTGAAGGCAGTTTTGTTCCAGGTCCCAGAGAACCTGCAACAAATCTTGGTTTTTCCGGAGTTGAGTATTTATCACATACCTGTCTTACAAGCTGTGCTCCGGCTTTCGCAAGCTCATAGGCTCTGTCTGGTATATCATACTCTTCTAAAACCCAAGGCAAAGCCCCAAATGTATTTGTTTTTATAAGGTCTGCCCCTGCCTGTGCATACTTTTCATGAATAGAACGGATTATATCAGGGGCTCCAACATTTAAAACCTCATTACAGCCAACCTTTCCCTGCCAGGCATCCATAGGAACAATCATAGATTGAATCATTGTTCCCATAGCACCATCTATAACGAGAACCTTTTCTTTAATAAGCTGTCTCAAATCTGCCATAATCTCTTACCTGTATAAATTTTTGTGGATTAATAACTTATCAAAATTTATTGCCTTTTCACAGGGTATGATTAATTTAATATTGCAAAAAAATTTAAAGCTAACATATAATATATTGCTGCAAATTTTATTAAACCTTAAAGGAGGTTTTTTGTCATGGGCAGTTGTAGCCCGACGCGATTTTTAATTGAAAAAACAAAAATGGAGGATAGAAAATGGAAAAAACCCTCGGACTGCATATCTTAGCTGACCTTTACGGAGTGGAGTTCGACAAAATTGATCATGTCGAAGATGTAAGAGAGCTCCTTGAAGGAGCAGTCAAGTATGCAGGTCTAAGCAAATTATCTTCCCACTTTCATCAGTTCTATCCACATGGTGCAACAGGTGTAATCCTTCTTGAAGAATCCCATATCTCAATCCACACATGGCCAGAGCATGGCTATGCTGCGATAGATGTTTATACTTGCGGTGGAAAGGAAAAAACATTCAAAGCAATGGAATATATCTTAAAAGTTCTCAAGCCTAAGAGAGTTGATGAGAAGGTTGCGGAAAGGGGAGTCGTTCCTGTAAACGAAGCTGCAACCAATATAGAAAAGATAGAACTGGAAACAGTGTAATACTGTTTCCTTTATACGTTTTTTGTGATATGAACCATTGTTCTTCCTAAAAGGGATTACTATATTTAAATCTAAAAAGGAGGAAGAACAATGGCAGAAAAATTTATTCCAGATAATGTTTTACCTGAACTGCAGGATTTAACCCCGTCTGTCCTTGCGACAAGCAAAGATAATAAGCCTTATACGACTTTTATAACATGGCTTATTGCCAAAGATAACAGCACGGTAAGATTTGCTCTAAGTAAAGATAGTTTTTCAACAGAAAACTTAAAATCAAACCCTTATGCCAGCATAGAAGTTTTTGGAGAAGGTTTTGCCCTCAGTATTTCAGGAAATACAAAGCTTATCGTTGATGAAATAGAAGAACTTCCTTTCCCGGTTTCTGTATTTGAACTAAATGTTGAAAAGGTTGTGGATAATCTATTCCCCGGTACAAGTGTAACAGGTAAAATACCTTTTGAACATACAGGGGATACAGTTCAGGCTAAAGAATTTGATAGAATTGTTTTAGAAGAGTTAAAAAAATAAAAGAAAAGCCCTGGAAACAGGGCTTCGTTTTATATTATAAGCAGGACTTTTTAATCACATCTTCAGGAATAGAAACTCTAATAACTCCTCTGAAATCTCCAAGTTTGTATCCAGTTGCTTTATCGTTAGGATAAAGTTCTTTTAATTTTTTTACTACTTTTGGATCCATTGATTTTGGATCTCCATGGCATGTAAGACATACACCCTGTATTTTCAATGGCTTGTAATATCTATATTCTCCTTTTAGCTTCTGTATATAGTAAGGAGGAAGTTTACCTGTTTCTTTATATGTTTTCTCAAAGAATTTAAGTGCTTCAGCTTCATATTTATCAGGTTTGTTTTTAGGATTTCTATATTTAAATGTTGTTCTTTTTATCTCTATATCTCCAAAATCCTCGGCAACTTCCTGTGTTATTTCCATTGCCTTTTTGGAACAGGTTTCAATAGCTCCTACAGGGCCTTTAGTTTTAAGGGCTTTTTTCAGCTCAGCCTTTAATTCTTGGAGGAGCATCTGAGCCGCATCTTCACCGAAATCTTTTATTACTTTAATTTTTTTAGGAGACATTTCCACATTTGTATACTGGGGCTGTCCACACGAAAAAAGTAAACCTGCTGATAATACCGTAGCTGCTACTGTTAATTTTTTCATTTTTCTCCTCCTTATTGAACCAATAAATTTTTTTCTTTGGCTTTCTGCAGATATTCAAAAAGTTCGTAATCCT
This region includes:
- the metH gene encoding methionine synthase, with product MADLRQLIKEKVLVIDGAMGTMIQSMIVPMDAWQGKVGCNEVLNVGAPDIIRSIHEKYAQAGADLIKTNTFGALPWVLEEYDIPDRAYELAKAGAQLVRQVCDKYSTPEKPRFVAGSLGPGTKLPSLGHIHYDEMYEGYKIAAKGLIHGGVDVFLLETFQDPLQIKAALHAVQDAAKEEGRDIPVMVSATIELSGTMLIGTDAQTLAVIMEPFDILSLGFNCGTGPDQIEQHLKKLSEVWPKPISIHSNAGLPENRGGHTYYPMGAEEFAEKESRFLDIDGVAIVGGCCGTTPAHIKALADKVAGRKPKPPKGKQPRALASLYGIQSLKQEPPPFLVGERTNATGSKKFRELLLAEDYDAILSIAQEQVKAGAHALDVSVNFAGRDEIKDMKEVISRFNEKIPIPLMPDSTQPPALETALKLIGGRPILNSANLEDGEEKFNKVCQLAKRYGAAVVLLTIDEKGMAKTKERKVEVAERMYKLATEKHGLHPEDLVFDVLTFTVGSGDEEYRDAAIQTIEAIKEIRKRHPEVGFVLGISNVSFGLDMTARKYLNSVFLHHCVQAGLTMAIVNPKHLIPYHKISEEDRKVCENLLFNRWENGEDPLFKFIQHFSNAKDRDLKAEEDELKKLPIEERIKKLLIDGEKEKLIQAVEEARHTIPPEKIINEILIDAMKVVGDLFGEGKMQLPFVLQSAEAMKAAVDYLNQYLPKKKKDKQTTLILGTVKGDVHDVGKNLVDIILTNNGFKVVNIGIKVELEEFLKAYKEHNADAIGMSGLLVKSTLEMKNNLEEMQKRGLKVPVLLGGAALNKAFVDEYCRPIYDGPIFYCRDAFDGIEAMTRIEKWDGVSPLDTDLGYDKEEEEIEEKLKEPKEEVQIPPISQIKMPDRSVPVPVPPFWGRKIWIYPEMEDKKLYRYIQELAFKWINKGGLFKRAWGYTRSGKTKEEYERLKKEEILPAFERLKKLLIEEDLFQPKIIYGYWPCRSDFPEENEENRECSLIIFPETEGWKRDEDANREPLENIIGTAELVMNFPRSTKPPYRCLADYFHNDRHDVVAFTVVSAGDKLSEYENQLFKEGKYKEYHLIHGLGVELAEALAEIVHKQIRIELGIAKNEGESLEDVNWQIRNYQGARYSPGYPACPDLSLNEKIFELLKPEELGISLTENYLIVPEQSTDAIVVYHPEATYFAV
- the speD gene encoding adenosylmethionine decarboxylase: MEKTLGLHILADLYGVEFDKIDHVEDVRELLEGAVKYAGLSKLSSHFHQFYPHGATGVILLEESHISIHTWPEHGYAAIDVYTCGGKEKTFKAMEYILKVLKPKRVDEKVAERGVVPVNEAATNIEKIELETV
- a CDS encoding pyridoxamine 5'-phosphate oxidase family protein, which encodes MAEKFIPDNVLPELQDLTPSVLATSKDNKPYTTFITWLIAKDNSTVRFALSKDSFSTENLKSNPYASIEVFGEGFALSISGNTKLIVDEIEELPFPVSVFELNVEKVVDNLFPGTSVTGKIPFEHTGDTVQAKEFDRIVLEELKK
- a CDS encoding DUF3365 domain-containing protein; the protein is MKKLTVAATVLSAGLLFSCGQPQYTNVEMSPKKIKVIKDFGEDAAQMLLQELKAELKKALKTKGPVGAIETCSKKAMEITQEVAEDFGDIEIKRTTFKYRNPKNKPDKYEAEALKFFEKTYKETGKLPPYYIQKLKGEYRYYKPLKIQGVCLTCHGDPKSMDPKVVKKLKELYPNDKATGYKLGDFRGVIRVSIPEDVIKKSCL